A genomic window from Magnetococcales bacterium includes:
- a CDS encoding PAS domain S-box protein, whose protein sequence is MFKLQRYFSLTSLIALALVAWFLGVFVNKLERDSLLHMGENQNITLTKVFSNTLWPSLKGFLQQSTMLTEEELRKHPLIPYLNQLIGKLMGNLEVVHIRIYNQDGMAIYSTDATQIGRDQRTSKGFIAGMEGRVTTHFVPHRWFGTQNDIIDGRDMIVSHVPLQQEREIHGVIELHYDLTPLLQHLSETQRDLAMGVGALFVALYLVLYAIIRRAAQIIREQHVRLEKYVIEVQQINETLEQRVEERTETLKMTNKVLKEEILDRQMAEAELRKLSRAVEQSPVSVIITNTDGSIEYVNPKFSLVTGYTHAEVIGKNPNILKSGEMSPEIYAEMWETLNRGGEWRGEILNRRKNGEHFWELASISPIRGKDGRVTHFVAVKEDITELKHATESLRISEARLRTIMENVVEGIVTTDANLIVESANPAMTALFGLSMEQLLGQSILQLIPSPHRERHAGYLQIYWDLDTRSRKYGHHDLRGELFVDKQVTGKRQDDTVFPMELSVSHVRTGGRSQFIATMRDISERKKAEKTLDEARRLNYQQEKMASIGTLAAGIIHEINNPITAIIGLLDSLQDVSDQLDAENRSLLTLVNEQIQRLTDITRDIAEFSMPQNEERQLLDLNSLVERSSRFMRFDKRLRKIRLRLDPDRDLPAVAASGSQLQQVLINLIANAADALDTVTDREREIVVSTRREGRAVRLEVADNGCGMDAKTRERAFDAFFTTKPFGKGTGLGLSLCYSIIARHGGHMFIESSLGQGARIGALLPLVEIGDS, encoded by the coding sequence ATGTTTAAACTGCAACGATATTTTTCCTTGACCAGCTTGATCGCTCTCGCCCTCGTGGCCTGGTTTCTGGGCGTCTTTGTCAACAAGCTGGAACGGGATTCGCTGCTCCACATGGGTGAAAACCAAAATATAACATTAACCAAAGTATTTTCAAATACCCTCTGGCCAAGCCTGAAAGGATTCCTGCAACAATCAACCATGCTGACCGAAGAGGAGCTGCGCAAGCATCCCCTGATTCCCTATCTGAACCAACTCATCGGAAAACTGATGGGCAATCTCGAAGTGGTCCATATCCGGATTTACAACCAGGACGGCATGGCCATCTATTCGACCGATGCAACCCAGATTGGCAGGGACCAGAGAACCAGTAAAGGCTTTATTGCCGGCATGGAGGGTCGGGTCACGACCCATTTTGTTCCACATCGCTGGTTTGGCACCCAGAATGACATCATCGATGGTCGGGACATGATCGTCAGTCATGTGCCGTTGCAACAGGAGCGGGAGATTCATGGTGTCATCGAATTGCATTATGATCTGACCCCTTTGTTGCAACACCTGAGCGAAACCCAGCGAGATCTGGCCATGGGTGTGGGTGCCCTGTTTGTGGCCCTGTATCTGGTCCTGTATGCCATCATCCGCCGGGCGGCCCAGATCATCCGGGAACAACATGTCCGCCTGGAAAAATACGTGATCGAGGTCCAACAAATCAATGAAACCCTGGAACAACGGGTGGAAGAACGCACAGAAACCTTGAAAATGACCAACAAGGTTCTCAAGGAAGAAATTCTGGACCGTCAGATGGCCGAAGCCGAATTGCGCAAGCTCTCCCGGGCCGTTGAACAAAGTCCGGTCTCCGTGATCATCACGAACACAGACGGCAGCATTGAATATGTCAACCCCAAGTTCAGCCTGGTGACCGGTTATACCCATGCCGAGGTGATTGGCAAAAATCCCAATATTTTAAAATCCGGAGAGATGTCTCCGGAAATCTACGCCGAAATGTGGGAAACCCTCAACCGGGGTGGCGAGTGGCGGGGTGAAATTCTCAATCGCCGCAAAAATGGTGAACATTTCTGGGAGTTGGCATCCATCTCTCCCATTCGCGGCAAGGATGGTCGCGTGACACATTTTGTGGCCGTCAAGGAAGACATTACCGAACTCAAACACGCCACGGAATCCCTGCGCATCAGCGAAGCCCGCCTGCGCACGATCATGGAAAATGTCGTGGAAGGGATTGTCACCACCGATGCCAATCTGATCGTGGAATCCGCCAATCCCGCCATGACCGCCTTGTTTGGCTTGAGCATGGAGCAGCTTCTGGGGCAGAGCATTCTGCAACTGATTCCCTCACCCCATCGGGAACGACACGCTGGTTATTTGCAGATTTACTGGGATCTGGACACCAGAAGCCGCAAGTATGGCCACCACGATTTGCGTGGCGAGTTGTTCGTGGACAAACAGGTGACAGGCAAACGCCAGGATGACACCGTTTTTCCCATGGAACTGTCCGTCAGCCATGTGCGGACCGGTGGCCGCTCGCAATTCATCGCCACCATGCGCGACATCAGCGAACGGAAAAAAGCCGAAAAGACCCTGGATGAGGCCAGGCGTCTGAATTATCAGCAGGAAAAAATGGCCTCCATCGGTACCCTGGCGGCCGGGATCATCCATGAAATCAACAATCCCATTACCGCCATCATCGGCCTGTTGGACTCACTCCAGGATGTCAGCGACCAGTTGGACGCGGAAAATCGCTCCCTGCTGACCCTGGTCAATGAACAAATCCAGCGTTTGACCGATATTACCCGGGATATTGCGGAATTTTCCATGCCGCAAAACGAGGAGAGACAACTCCTGGATTTGAACTCCCTGGTCGAGCGCAGTTCCCGATTCATGCGTTTCGACAAACGCCTGCGCAAGATTCGTCTGCGGCTGGATCCCGACCGGGATTTGCCGGCCGTGGCGGCCTCGGGCAGTCAATTGCAGCAGGTTCTCATCAACCTGATTGCCAATGCCGCCGATGCCCTGGATACCGTCACGGATCGGGAGCGGGAAATCGTCGTGTCCACGCGCCGGGAGGGTCGTGCCGTGCGGCTGGAGGTGGCCGACAACGGTTGCGGCATGGATGCCAAAACCCGGGAACGGGCCTTCGATGCCTTCTTTACCACCAAGCCATTCGGGAAAGGGACCGGCCTGGGTTTATCGCTCTGTTATTCCATTATTGCCCGGCACGGAGGACACATGTTTATCGAATCGAGCCTGGGTCAGGGTGCCAGGATCGGTGCCCTTCTGCCTTTGGTGGAAATCGGTGATTCTTGA